From a single Bacteroidetes Order II. bacterium genomic region:
- a CDS encoding septal ring lytic transglycosylase RlpA family protein, whose protein sequence is MRKKIFPFSVTTYNSETYAKTFFGFLVVLALALPAMGQSGRWKNDTASYSADAGNKSVTGQDQPLYIPLPQDGRRSWTVRIEEVNGRQVAILESREVASELPNRAPSPQRTESSVQPVSPTYREAAVSDYVRPVVHVSAAPGRGSASPSAPIRNTAYTPAPTYTPTENEVARVASRRNEGPANNTSPILAYASSSPSERLYTPPSTGVAPSGSPYEGRRWKVTAVSYGLASWYGGKYQGRRTANGEVFDMYQYTAAHRTIAFGSKVRVTNLSNNKSVIVRVNDRGPFTNDGRIIDLAMQAAQDIDMVKQGVGRVKLELLEEETGQFIAYTEEAPRPTQNRVAPQYPTIEQTQPERYTVQIAATGDAQRARMQANQISGGWVHATQVNGNTLYRVNIGRFAKKAEAELAASQIRNNGRDALVKQIQN, encoded by the coding sequence ATGAGAAAAAAAATTTTTCCGTTCAGTGTAACCACTTATAATTCGGAAACATATGCCAAAACTTTTTTTGGTTTTTTAGTTGTATTAGCCCTCGCCCTTCCGGCAATGGGCCAATCGGGTCGTTGGAAAAACGACACAGCATCGTATTCTGCTGATGCTGGCAACAAATCGGTAACCGGACAAGACCAGCCGCTTTACATTCCGTTACCTCAAGACGGGCGTCGTTCGTGGACTGTTCGGATCGAGGAGGTGAACGGTCGTCAGGTAGCCATTTTAGAAAGCCGGGAAGTTGCGTCAGAATTGCCCAATCGTGCCCCATCCCCTCAACGGACGGAATCATCGGTCCAACCTGTTTCGCCAACCTATCGGGAAGCGGCTGTTTCAGACTATGTTCGCCCAGTGGTTCATGTATCAGCGGCTCCCGGACGTGGTTCTGCTTCGCCTTCAGCTCCTATCCGAAACACGGCTTATACCCCAGCGCCCACTTACACCCCAACCGAGAACGAAGTCGCACGGGTGGCATCACGCCGAAATGAAGGCCCGGCAAACAACACCAGCCCTATTTTGGCATATGCGTCTTCTTCGCCCTCAGAGCGGCTTTACACCCCACCTTCTACCGGAGTTGCGCCCTCTGGCAGCCCTTATGAAGGCCGCCGTTGGAAGGTGACCGCCGTCAGCTATGGCTTAGCCTCTTGGTATGGTGGGAAATATCAGGGACGCAGAACCGCAAATGGGGAGGTTTTTGACATGTACCAATACACCGCCGCCCACCGCACCATTGCCTTCGGCTCGAAAGTTCGGGTAACGAATCTATCCAACAATAAAAGTGTTATTGTACGGGTGAACGACCGTGGCCCTTTCACAAATGACGGACGCATTATTGATTTGGCCATGCAAGCCGCCCAAGATATAGACATGGTTAAACAAGGCGTTGGCCGCGTAAAATTAGAGTTACTCGAAGAAGAGACCGGACAATTTATTGCCTATACCGAAGAGGCCCCGCGTCCAACCCAAAACCGTGTGGCTCCCCAATACCCCACCATCGAACAAACCCAACCAGAACGTTATACGGTACAAATTGCTGCTACCGGCGATGCCCAACGGGCCCGGATGCAAGCCAACCAAATTTCTGGCGGATGGGTTCACGCCACCCAAGTAAATGGCAATACCTTATATCGGGTCAATATTGGCCGATTTGCAAAGAAGGCCGAAGCAGAACTTGCAGCCAGCCAAATCCGCAACAACGGAAGAGATGCGTTGGTTAAGCAAATCCAAAACTGA
- a CDS encoding septal ring lytic transglycosylase RlpA family protein gives MTSPNTMKPPPHSAYTQQNRLLQIALLVVLVLLAFVWNACGVVRSLPPPKSQHSPESYRITEGFRTQTGVASHYGEKDQGNLTASGEPYNHRDFTGSHKSYPFGQYVMVTNLTNQQSVVVRINDRPSATDNKVIGLSGSAAAQIGLLQSGIARVEVVPVEPSASNSNGPTLAYDPLSPYSTGFGDAGRTSYQAPTNAAFTSRTEKTSAPALNTTPVWQNPTPTQFPDYTYPSGGGATRLAPNSANPNENRSLYNSTPTEKKSGLNAYGGNAGQVNTLGGEDLPLGMSSMSPTGIIPNGGIPLKLKRNHYTIPDGNWTIQISAVRSQRSIKDQQIALGPDLWQERTGTDDLTRLNFGRFRSKSEAQAVVLELRQLGYNDAYVKPAKNGY, from the coding sequence ATGACCAGTCCCAACACGATGAAGCCCCCGCCCCATTCCGCCTACACACAACAAAACAGACTCCTCCAAATCGCCCTTTTGGTGGTTTTGGTCTTATTGGCCTTCGTTTGGAATGCCTGCGGCGTTGTACGGAGTTTGCCACCCCCAAAAAGCCAGCACAGCCCTGAGTCTTACCGGATTACAGAAGGATTTCGAACACAGACAGGGGTTGCCAGCCACTACGGCGAAAAAGACCAAGGGAACCTTACGGCCAGTGGAGAACCGTATAACCACCGAGACTTCACAGGCTCTCATAAATCTTACCCTTTCGGTCAGTATGTAATGGTCACCAACCTCACCAATCAACAATCTGTGGTCGTTCGGATCAACGACCGCCCCAGTGCTACGGACAATAAAGTCATCGGTCTTTCGGGGAGTGCCGCCGCCCAGATTGGCCTCCTTCAGTCTGGAATTGCGCGCGTAGAGGTAGTCCCTGTAGAACCTTCTGCTTCCAACAGCAATGGACCAACACTCGCTTATGACCCCCTTTCACCCTATTCAACAGGCTTTGGCGATGCTGGGCGGACTTCCTATCAAGCACCTACCAACGCCGCTTTCACGAGCCGTACGGAAAAAACTTCAGCACCTGCGTTAAATACTACACCAGTTTGGCAAAATCCGACACCCACCCAATTCCCGGATTACACCTATCCATCTGGTGGTGGAGCCACCCGATTGGCTCCCAACTCCGCCAATCCAAATGAAAACAGGTCTTTATACAATAGTACGCCCACAGAAAAAAAATCAGGATTAAATGCTTACGGGGGAAATGCAGGACAGGTTAATACTTTAGGAGGCGAGGATTTGCCGCTGGGAATGTCTTCGATGAGTCCGACGGGTATTATTCCAAATGGAGGCATTCCTTTAAAATTGAAACGCAATCATTATACCATACCAGATGGAAACTGGACAATTCAAATTTCGGCTGTCCGGAGTCAACGTTCCATTAAGGATCAGCAAATTGCCTTGGGGCCAGATCTGTGGCAAGAACGAACTGGCACCGATGATCTTACAAGGCTTAATTTTGGGCGTTTCCGTAGTAAATCGGAAGCACAAGCAGTTGTCCTTGAATTAAGACAATTGGGATACAATGATGCCTATGTAAAACCAGCCAAAAACGGTTATTAA